CACCACCTACGGCCGCGTTGCGGGGCTCATTTGAGTTTGTTCCTTTGCCATTCTCAGGACGTGGAGGTCGGCACTGGGATGTGGTGTTCCCCGAGCGCACTCAAACAACAGATACCAGAAGAACATGGTGATGCCCACCAAAATGTAACACTCCTATATTCGGCTCGGCTCCCCTGTAACACACTTACCACGGAACACACGGAACGTGCAGCACAAAAGGGTGCGTCCGTTCTGTATCTCCCTTCCCATCAAACAAGCTCAAACTCATCCCACCTTGACCAATTCATGCCAGAAACTAAACTTTCCTTCCTGCCTCTTATCCTCAGGGTTCAGAACTGCTTTCACTTCCTCTAACATCTCCGAAGATCTTAACACAACCGCCGAATAAAGCGGGTGACTGGTTGAGGGCCCAACCTTCGGCAGGTGTGCCTTGGAAGGTCCAGAACCAACCTACTAATTTGCTGGCAGAAGAATAATGCTCGAATAATTGTAGGTATACTGGAACAAGAATGAATGAGAAATATGAAACCCAGGATTTATAATACCACTAGCTAGGTTACTACCATCTATAATACcgaagattttcttttcctcaaatAAAGAAGGGAATGTTCTCCAAAACTCATTACGTGGGTCAAGGAACAGTTACCGTTTAACCTGGTAAaattccattaaaaaaaaaaaaagacttcgATCTTCCAAGTTGATTTTTGAATAAACTAAGTCGAACTCTCAACCCAGTCTGCTTAATAGATTTAACTTTTACTCTATTTAGTATTGACAATAACATGTTCCACATAGTAATCAGCCGGCTGGAACACAGCCCGTTTTAGTTTTAGCTCAATATATCTTTATGCAAGTTGAAAATCGAAAACCGAAACCGCTCGCCGGAAAAAAACATCAAGCTGGCTCTATTGTAGGGACTCCACTCATGGCTCCACCAAGAAGGTGGTGAGGGGCCCTTCCTAAGTTCTTTTTCAgatccattaaaaaaaataaatagcaagtGGAGCTACCAACAGAGCGTACAAAATGTCTAAACTGCCCCCCATGCATGTGACGGGCCGTAAAGAAGTTTTGATTTTGAGCGGCAGTCCACGTGAAGGAATCTCGATCAGGCTCCTGCATGTGCAGGCTTCAGATTTCGGAATCGCTGGTTTTTGTACCCTCCCTTTTGATTTTACCATGTGAACTTTACCGGTGTGGGTCGATTTTTTTCACTCTGGTGGGCGGGGCCCAAACCAGGTTCAGCCTTGGAGTCATAAAATTCAAAAGAGAAGGTGGTTTCGATGTGTCTCTTTCAAGCTTCTATTGCTTAAACTTTAGTTTAGATTCAAAAAGCTCTGCGTCGATCTGCATAGCCCATTTAATTTCTCGACTTTTTTCCGACGATCTCGGAGAAAAAATCCGATCTGAAACCACTTTGGGAGTAGTAGCAAAACAGCATCTCATGCTGTTTTTCCGGCTTGGGCAGGGGGTTATCTTTACAAGAATTGAACCATGGTCCCCTGCAGAACAACCAACGGAAAAAGGGCGGCGGCATAAGGATTTGAACTGCAGACGACAGACACAAGCCGCACCAATAGCGACTTGCTTCACCAACTttacaaacttcatcaatttAGCGTGATCTTTTTAACGCGAAGGTGTAGTATGCGTGGGCGTGCAATGTCTTCTTCGACGTCATCCGTTTTGGAGAAAATAACCGAACCAACTCGATATTTAACCGATAGAAACATCACGGTCTTATCGTTAGACGAGGAAATTGCATGAAGTCCCTGTAGATGACGATGATCGAGAAGCTTTTTGGTCAGTTAAGACCATTGATTAATGGCAAATTCGTCGCAAGAGGATAGGAAAAATTGTCCTCCATGAATTATGTAcatgaaaaaacgaaaaagaaatgaaaaaaaaaaacagcaatgaACGGGAAGGGAGGTCGAATCCGTCATGTGAATTACGCATGACCATCAACACAATCACCAATCCGTTGCCGCAAACCAAGATTACTGAAGTACCCTGACTGAGTGGTTGTTTCTTTGTGGACGAAAACACCCCCAGCGACCATTCTTTGTGCCTACACTTGCCCTTTTGGTTGAGGGAACGAAGCCCGAGAGCACCCGGAAGGGAGAGATCAGGAGCGGGAAAATCGAAGGGACATACCCGTCATTCTCGAGAAAGCCTGGTCTCTTCCCGTAATCGGACAGCTAGGGCTGAAACAGACCCGGATCCGGGTCGCTTCCACTACACGACGGATCTCTCGGCGACGCCGTTGAGCAGCGGCCGCGACTCCGCCCAGAACTTCCCGTCGTAGCACCGTCGCTGCAGCTCGTCGGTGGCGGAGATGGCGGAGGGACGGCGGCGGGAGCTCCGGGACCCGACGGAAGCGTCGCCGTCGCCGATGAGGCGCAGGATCTCCTCGAAGAGGATCTCGTCGCAGGGGATGGCGATCGGGCCGGCGTGGTCATAGCCGTACTCCTCCTCTGCCTGGGTCAAAAGCGCACGAAAGGCTGGCGAGTTGAGGTAGCTCGCCCGGACAACGAACCTCCGGCGGCTCTTGCCAACGTACACGGCCAGATGGCCAGCGGGAACGTCCGCAGGCACCCCGCCGCCAAAAGCGCGGGAGATACGCGCCGCGGCGGCCGCTTTCTTCCGCCACTGCCGCAGCATCTGCCGGATCCGCACAATGTGCCGGATCTTGTTGGCATTGCACGCACCGGACATTTTCTCCGGTCGCCGGGAAAACGAGAGGACGTTTGGTAGTACGGAAAAGGAGAAGAGGCCGTGTGGGTTGAAGCGGCGGGGCGACAGGTTGGGATATAGGGAAGGCCCTTTATAAAGATATGTCAAAACCTTTTGCCACTACATATGCCTCCATTTACGCGCCTGCCACTCCATAGACTTCCGTCCGTCCGTCCTTCAAACATGCGTGTACGTTGGGGGGTGGACTCGCGGAAATTTATTTAGACGAAAATACCCCTCCCCTTCAAGTTTTTAAACGGACCCAGCACTTTGCCGCTCGGCTTGGTTCAGCCCGGCCTTCAATCAGAACAGTCactaaagaaaacataaattgtCGCTAAAGCCATTTaacggcaaatttttaaattttaattatattgcAACATTGGGCACATGACAGCTTTGAACTCTTAAAGGCAAAAGATTTAGCCATCAAATCTTGAGCGTTGTACATGAAAACAATCTAATTAAACATGTTTTAATGCTAAATGGGGTCAAGCAAAAAACGCATACCAAATGTTATATAGAAATTCAATCAAACTAGGAAAAggttaaaaattcttttaagaaATAAGTAGCTTCTTGTGGGGCCAATAAAACTGGCTGCTACAACACAAGCTCTATGTTCGGCTCGGCTCTGGTCgactcaacttgattattttacCTGCTACAAAATCTAGGTGAAGAATGTTGTtattgatgaaaataatttcTGCAATTTCCTACAGGCTTCCCCAACTGACAAATAAATATAAGTTGGAAATTGACTTATCAAACATTGACCTTGAACTTGAAAAGTCCATTGGAAAAATTTTCCTAGTCGCTATTGGCGGCCTAAAACCCCCCAATGTAGAGTAAATTTGCTTGAAAGTATAACAAAGTATTAGTTTTaaaaggctcgacaaactcaagAGGTTGTTAGATTGTTATAATCAACATGTTCCATTTTACAAGTTAGGGCAACATTTGCTACCACCAATCTGGTAAAAAAAAGTTACTAATTTGCATTTACGGTCGGGCACGACACTAAGATAAACTGTATTCTGCCCTCACACCTAAGCCCCGATACAACCCTTGATCCAGAGGTAAAAGGAAGCTGGAGAGGCTCGGGTTTTGTGCTAAATTGGCATTTGTGGCGCAGTGGGACTCAAATTAGGCATGTTTTGGCTTGTTTTACTCTGAATGTAATTTTTACTACTACAGACCGGCAAAACTCTTTTTATTAGTGGATTTGCTCAGTTGCCAGAATCCATCCACCTTCTACTGTGGCCCTTTTTAACCTAAGATTAGGATCCACATCTCAAATTGAAGCCATGAAACAAGGTAAACCTCTCTAACCCCAGCTTTGGCCATGGACCAGTGCATTCTTCacacaagattttttttttcttatgaagtaAAAGATCAAAAACTTACAATGTATCCCCAAGcgggttggtgcaatggttgAAATGGGAGCTGGTAGGTGGGCAGTTTATGTTTCATTTTCCAGTGGCATCTACCCTTTGTGCAGCAAAAAGATGAGCACCAATATACAAATAGCACATAATGCATATTCCGATACGCCACAAAGCCGCTCTGGACCCTAAGGAGATGAGGGAAATGGATGAGACTTTGGCCTTCACTTTCAGACAGTGGGATTAGCCTTATGCTTATCGAAGAAAAAAACTTGCAATGTATTGAATGTcttccaagaaaatatctttAATTATTTGCATAATTTCAGAAATACAGTTGGTATATTAGATACCGACTACCCAATACGTATGAGGAGGTAGAAGTTGTAACCGAAAACGAAGATTCGACTTCTGCATGTTAATGATGATTGATATTATTTTGCCCAACAAATGAACAGATATAATTGGTTTACAGAAAGATTTCATTTAATTCAATCCTTGATCAAGCTTAGTCGACCCTAacacaattattttcaaaatcatatatatatatatatatatatatatatatatatatatatatatatgagaaggGCCGGTAGTTGGGATGCCTATAGCTTATGACAAATAAGCGTGGAGTTTTAGTGTGTTTGTTTATGGAATAAAAATAAAGGGAAGACTTTGTAGGACGAAGAAGACTGGTGGGATTCATTTATTCTGATGACGAGGCCATGTGCTCTCTGTACTTTCCATCTTTATTCAATTATCGCTTTCCTTCCGCATTTAAGGAAGTAGTAAACCTTCTCAACTCCCAATAGTATCCCGTGAAGACCACTgctcttgatatatatatatatatatatcacagcAGCATTAGTGGTGCAACAAAAGCAGACTCATTTAAATTACTCTCGTTCAATTATTTCATGCCATGAAATTTATACATTCAAACTTGAGTACATTTTTTTGTTACCCCTTAAAAGAAAAGTGCGTCATGTAagaattttaagagaaaattcaTCAACTTCTGGAAATGAGTGGCGTATAATTCCTTGAAGATCGTAGAAGTTGTAGTTGTTTACTGCAAATATTTGACGAGCCACATGCGTTATAACCTTAGGGCTACATTTGTTTAAACAATGGATTTCACGTAAATTAAAAGCAAGTCTTTAGACGAAAAATGTAAAGATTTCACTTCTTTTGAATGTGGATTCCCATTAATTCACCATAATCGGCAAACCCGTGACTCGGATCAGCTTAAGGCTGGTTTATCGGATCAGAGAGTTGACTCGGTAACTCGACTAGAttaaatgataaatttttagaGTACATTTTATCTATAAATAGACAAAGAAGATAGAGTCTATCGGGATTTTATGTTTGACtttttcatcaactaaaacTGAATAACATGCAATATGagtatttatttatatatatttagtaAAGTTTGTGACATTTTACCAttcaaaaaacaacaaacttaAGTATTCAGcaatatatgacaaaaaaaaatgtaagtaGTTGAAGATCACAATTGACTCAGCAAGCCCGGACTCATGACCTAGTAAATGAACAATCCTAACCAATTCGAGTGACTCGGATCAAAGAGTTTGCCGACTATATAATTTAGCACCCAGAAGGTCTGAATAATATTTCGattattttggaaaaatcaTTTCCATTTTTGCCCTTCCGCGTCAACCTTAGAATTAATAAACTAGTTGTCTAGCCAGGTCCTGCGGACTCTTGTTATAGGCTTTTGAGGCATTCAATGTGTCCACTGCTCATCACATCCTATGGGCATGTTTGAATCCCCCCAACTTTTTCCACTGCATACCGAACGGTGCCTCCAACCCAGCACACACATTCAAACAATGGTGAAATTATCCTTTATCCTTGGACAAGTCCCTCTGGACGACATGTATAGGTGAAAAAAGTCTGATACCATGAACTCCAGCCCTTTTGCAATAGCAGCTTGCTGGGGATGCGGCCCCCTACCTTTATtgaataaaattatttatacaaAAGGAAAGGATAACACCAAAAGATCTACATATACGGTAGATCCAAAGGCTGACTCAACACTCAAGAATACAGATACCATActacaaaaaaagggaaaaaaaatcaaagattaaTGTCAACCTGCACACAAAATTAAGTCCCTCTACTGCTTGATGTTGGAGGTGATGAAGGAACGAAATTCGACCGTATGATAAACTTTTTCAACTTtgacattgtaatgaaaatCTTTATTTAGCTACACGATCACAACTTCATAAACCTctcaaaaacacattaaaacTTCAACTGGCCAGACTGATGAATCTCAAAAGTTTAATCCCACAAACGCATCACTAAGCATAAACTGCCATAGCTTACCTCCTATCAGCAAATAAATATATGTTCCTATATCTACTCATGCAACATATTAAAACcccagagagagggagcatgTGCcttgtgtgtatgtatatatatatatatatatatatatatatatatatatatatatatatatatatatatatatatatatatagatagatagagagagagagagatcacgtGAACTTGGGCAATAGGTTGAGGATATAAGACTAAAGTATTGGAGAAGATGTGGTAAGAAATGATTGAAGATGTAGAGTGGGGGGTGCGctagaaagaaagggagaaataGAGAATGTGGTAGGCTTCATCCTCTTCATATATATGTACGATGAGCTGCTCTGGTATGGAAGGAGGAGATGACAGTTCCTTTTGCTCTAGATATCATGGTGGACTCAATTATGCTAATAGTAAGGCCAATAACTTCCAGCCTGGTCCACCCCTCCCCTCCCCAGGATCTCACATACCCCACCTTTTTCTCTAACAAAAgtatataaatacataaataaatgaactctact
This window of the Nymphaea colorata isolate Beijing-Zhang1983 chromosome 2, ASM883128v2, whole genome shotgun sequence genome carries:
- the LOC116248426 gene encoding protein SMALL AUXIN UP-REGULATED RNA 12-like: MSGACNANKIRHIVRIRQMLRQWRKKAAAAARISRAFGGGVPADVPAGHLAVYVGKSRRRFVVRASYLNSPAFRALLTQAEEEYGYDHAGPIAIPCDEILFEEILRLIGDGDASVGSRSSRRRPSAISATDELQRRCYDGKFWAESRPLLNGVAERSVV